One part of the Treponema sp. OMZ 787 genome encodes these proteins:
- a CDS encoding ABC transporter permease produces MMLFTIKQNKIYKISGVFFCLALWELFAQIVKAPFIVPPLKEILKAFFIIIKTQETYLFILSSLIRIFITLFLDSFITFVLGIAAGLNKKIEEFLSAPENILKSSPTISVLLLSLIWFKSDMTPVFVTSLIVLPILYRNIADGVKNIDKNLIEMSYDFNVPFSKRLKFLYLPCIKPFLRNGYVLSTGFAVKVVIMAEVLSQPKYGIGSAFQTAKVQIETAAIFAWTVIAILLAAIMQKAVKKIFG; encoded by the coding sequence ATGATGCTTTTTACTATAAAGCAAAATAAAATTTATAAAATAAGCGGTGTCTTTTTTTGTCTTGCTCTTTGGGAGCTTTTTGCACAAATCGTAAAGGCTCCGTTTATTGTTCCGCCCCTTAAAGAAATTCTCAAAGCCTTTTTTATTATCATAAAAACCCAAGAAACCTATTTATTTATATTAAGTTCTCTTATCAGAATTTTTATAACCTTATTTTTGGATTCTTTTATTACCTTTGTTTTAGGAATAGCTGCGGGTTTAAATAAAAAGATTGAAGAATTTTTATCAGCACCTGAAAATATTTTAAAGTCGAGCCCTACCATTTCTGTTTTGCTTTTATCTTTAATTTGGTTTAAATCGGATATGACTCCGGTCTTTGTTACATCTTTGATTGTTTTACCTATTTTGTATAGAAACATTGCAGACGGAGTTAAAAATATAGATAAAAATCTTATAGAAATGTCCTATGATTTTAATGTTCCTTTTTCTAAAAGGTTAAAATTTTTGTATCTTCCTTGTATAAAGCCTTTTTTGAGGAACGGTTATGTTTTAAGTACGGGCTTTGCAGTAAAAGTTGTTATAATGGCTGAGGTTTTGAGCCAACCTAAATACGGCATAGGTTCTGCCTTTCAAACCGCCAAGGTACAGATTGAAACGGCTGCTATATTTGCATGGACAGTAATAGCAATTTTATTAGCCGCTATAATGCAAAAAGCCGTAAAAAAAATTTTCGGCTGA
- the cobO gene encoding cob(I)yrinic acid a,c-diamide adenosyltransferase, translating into MKKGYVQVYTGDGKGKTTAAFGLALRAVCAGYKVYIGQFLKGMNYSELKAPEYLPNLEIEQYGEAHFVHNDPTEKDIQRANEGLDKIEKIIMSGDYDVVIMEEVNVALLYGLFDIERILHIIKNKPDTVELILTGRYANKKIIEAADLVTEMKMIKHYFNDGVQARRGIES; encoded by the coding sequence ATGAAAAAAGGTTATGTCCAAGTTTATACCGGAGACGGTAAGGGAAAAACTACAGCAGCTTTCGGGCTTGCACTGAGAGCCGTCTGTGCCGGATACAAGGTTTATATAGGCCAGTTTTTAAAAGGAATGAATTACAGCGAGCTAAAAGCTCCCGAGTATCTGCCCAATCTTGAAATCGAACAATATGGCGAGGCTCACTTTGTTCATAATGATCCTACCGAAAAGGATATTCAAAGAGCAAATGAAGGCTTGGATAAGATTGAAAAAATAATCATGTCAGGCGATTACGATGTTGTTATTATGGAAGAGGTCAATGTTGCCCTTTTATACGGTCTTTTTGACATTGAACGCATTCTGCACATCATCAAAAACAAGCCTGACACGGTTGAGCTTATTCTGACCGGCCGCTATGCAAATAAAAAAATAATTGAAGCTGCTGACCTTGTAACAGAAATGAAGATGATAAAGCATTACTTTAATGACGGTGTACAGGCAAGACGCGGTATAGAATCTTAA
- a CDS encoding ABC transporter substrate-binding protein, producing MKKTFLKVLFMFICFGVLFAAGSKEQTSKDSVKVKIVMPTGAPAVSISKLVYEKPMINNLETEYEVLARPELVQSRIMSGEADIAIVPTNLASVIYSKQKNIRLLGSIIWGNLYVISSEPISSINELKGKTIYSFGRNIVPDITSKEIFKRNGLDPDKDLNFEYVAAIVDIPPVFISGKAKIAIAAEPVVSMIMTKKPDTKIILDIPAEWKKFFGGESYPQASVVVNAEFAKKHPEYVVSFLKELKESAVWVNQNTPQAADYSGKIGVEIPKLVLSKAIPKLNISFAEAEKARRAVEGYLKVLAEADPKFIGGKLPDDAFYYKAK from the coding sequence CAGACTTCAAAAGATAGTGTTAAGGTAAAAATTGTGATGCCTACAGGAGCTCCTGCGGTATCTATTTCAAAGCTTGTGTATGAAAAGCCTATGATTAATAACTTGGAAACAGAGTATGAAGTGCTTGCCAGACCTGAATTAGTTCAGAGCAGGATTATGTCTGGGGAAGCTGATATTGCAATTGTTCCTACAAATCTTGCTTCAGTCATATATTCCAAGCAAAAGAATATCAGGCTTCTTGGCTCAATTATTTGGGGAAATTTGTATGTTATAAGCTCTGAACCTATTTCTTCAATTAATGAGTTAAAAGGAAAAACAATTTATTCTTTCGGGCGAAATATAGTTCCCGATATAACATCAAAAGAAATTTTTAAAAGAAACGGATTAGATCCCGACAAAGACCTTAATTTTGAATATGTTGCTGCAATCGTTGATATTCCTCCGGTTTTTATAAGCGGAAAGGCTAAAATTGCTATTGCTGCAGAGCCTGTTGTAAGTATGATCATGACAAAAAAGCCGGATACAAAAATTATTCTTGATATTCCTGCGGAGTGGAAAAAGTTTTTTGGCGGAGAATCTTATCCTCAGGCTTCTGTTGTTGTTAATGCAGAATTTGCAAAAAAACATCCTGAATATGTTGTATCTTTTTTAAAAGAACTTAAAGAATCTGCCGTATGGGTAAATCAAAATACTCCTCAGGCTGCCGATTATTCCGGTAAAATTGGTGTTGAAATTCCAAAGCTGGTTTTATCCAAGGCAATTCCCAAACTGAATATCTCATTTGCGGAAGCCGAAAAGGCACGGCGGGCAGTAGAGGGCTACTTAAAAGTTTTGGCTGAAGCAGATCCTAAATTTATAGGCGGAAAATTGCCTGATGATGCTTTTTACTATAAAGCAAAATAA
- a CDS encoding SLC13 family permease: protein MFTNPLILAAVLFGLTYVLMITLTNHRPIVACSSALIFVLLGILPYNEVFFAIDWNVILMIAGTMGLVALFTESKMPQRIADKIINNVPDVKWIIVCLSLFAGFISAFMDNVATVLMLAPIAIVLSKKLNMSPVKPIIAISISANLQGAATLVGDTTSILLGSHLNMTFFDFFWYLGKPSLFFAVEIAAVAATGIIYFIFRKANEKPDKVELTKVTDYFPSILLLVMVVLMIIASFLPEDKKPQTINGLICTGLMIVGILYNIIKTKKLDILKVVKKELSLETLFLLMGLFTVIAAVTRAGVIQAIADWFLTLGSNVFLIYTIIVWGSVLISAFVDNIPYVAAMIPIIQILSAGLNVASPILFFGLLSGATLGGNITPIGASANITSLGILRNEGHQVKNSEFMKLSVPYTLIAVVIGYVLIWVFYGV, encoded by the coding sequence ATGTTTACAAATCCCCTCATCTTAGCGGCCGTCCTATTCGGTCTCACCTACGTTTTGATGATTACTTTGACCAATCACAGACCTATCGTTGCCTGCTCGTCAGCCCTTATCTTTGTTCTTTTAGGAATTTTACCTTATAATGAAGTTTTTTTTGCAATAGATTGGAATGTTATTTTAATGATTGCAGGAACAATGGGCTTGGTTGCCCTCTTTACGGAATCCAAGATGCCTCAACGCATTGCAGATAAAATCATAAACAATGTACCCGATGTAAAATGGATAATAGTATGTCTCTCTCTTTTTGCCGGTTTTATTTCAGCCTTTATGGATAATGTTGCGACTGTTCTAATGCTTGCTCCCATTGCAATTGTTCTATCAAAAAAACTGAATATGTCGCCTGTTAAGCCCATAATTGCTATTTCAATCTCTGCAAACCTTCAAGGTGCAGCGACCTTGGTAGGAGATACAACTTCAATTCTTTTGGGAAGCCATTTAAACATGACCTTCTTTGATTTCTTCTGGTACTTGGGAAAACCCTCTCTTTTCTTTGCTGTCGAAATTGCAGCTGTCGCTGCCACCGGGATTATCTACTTTATTTTCCGCAAAGCAAACGAAAAGCCGGATAAGGTTGAACTTACCAAAGTAACGGATTATTTCCCCTCAATACTCCTTCTTGTAATGGTCGTTCTTATGATCATAGCTTCATTTTTGCCGGAAGATAAAAAACCTCAAACTATAAACGGGCTGATTTGTACAGGCCTTATGATTGTCGGAATTCTTTACAATATCATAAAAACAAAAAAACTCGATATTTTAAAGGTTGTAAAAAAAGAACTAAGCCTTGAAACTCTCTTTTTGCTAATGGGACTGTTTACGGTAATCGCAGCCGTTACAAGGGCAGGAGTTATACAGGCCATTGCCGACTGGTTCTTAACACTCGGCTCAAATGTATTTTTAATTTACACAATCATTGTATGGGGCTCGGTTTTAATTTCGGCCTTTGTCGATAATATTCCCTATGTAGCTGCAATGATTCCCATTATACAAATACTTTCAGCAGGGCTTAATGTTGCTTCTCCCATTTTGTTCTTCGGTCTGCTTTCAGGCGCAACCCTCGGAGGAAACATAACCCCCATAGGAGCGTCTGCAAATATTACTTCCCTCGGTATTTTAAGAAACGAAGGACATCAGGTAAAAAACAGCGAATTTATGAAATTAAGCGTTCCATACACCTTGATTGCGGTAGTCATCGGCTATGTACTCATATGGGTATTTTACGGCGTTTAA